The genomic DNA TCCTAACTCTCTGAAGAGTGTACCTGCATTTCAATTACCCAGAAACAGGCAGGCAAGTGGGTGCCTGGTTGCAAATTCATAGTTTGTTAGAGGGAAACCCAGTGACTGGGCAAATGCAACCTAAAAATGTGCTGAAAACTTGACTTTAAATCTGTGTTGAATGTGTTACACTGTGTGCAGGCTGATGAGCTGACAGCTGCACTCTGACCATGCAGATACACTGATATGACCATCTCAGCATTTCACTTATCAACCATGTGGTTTTATTATGGCACCTCAGTTTGCTCTCCTGTGGTTTGACACTCCAAGTTACCAATTCCTCTGTTAACAGATCACAGCACCTTCCTGAAGCATTGCTCACCCTACTGCAGCACCCAGGCAGTCTGACCTAGCTCATTTGCTGTGATGCCTTCACAGCAGCCTCCACCCTATGCAATCAGGATTCCTTAAAATTGTTCCTTATAATGATTTTTCTTGATCTTATTTCATTGAAGCTCCAAGCAGGTTTACCTTGTGGGCACTAAGACCAACAGAAGCATTAATTTCACCTTGCCTAAAGTTGTTGAGCATAAAGACAGAACAAGCATTTGCAGCCACAGTTATATCTCTGAGCATTCTCAGCATTTCCAGGAGCCAGAGATTGGTGCCAGGGCTCCCATgggtgtggcagcaggagcaggaggtgccaAGAGGCAGAAGAAGTAGCTCCTGCCCAAGGAGAGGTGTGTGACCAGGAGTACCTGACTGGGGAGGATCCCTCTCTTGCTTGTCAAACATGCAACTACAGCCAGAGAAGGACATCCTAAATGTGGCACCCCATCCCTTAATGATCTGTTATTGTTGAACACATGCTAGAAACAGACTTTTGATGCACAAGAAGACAGATTTACCTTGCTTGGACTTTTTCCGTTTATGATGCATTACAAAAAATGTGATCAATAAAATCAGCAGGACCAGCAGCGCCACAGGGACAACATATATCAAGATAGACTGTTCTGTTGCTTCTAGGCTCTCCTCATCATTCACAGCATTCAGTTCAGTACTTGGAGAGCTCTGTGTATCAAGGCTGCTTTCAGTAGTGCCTGCAGTTACAAGTACTGGCCCATGGTCATCCACAGTCGAAGGGCTCGCAGCAGGAAGATGTGTCGCTGTGAAAGTGGGTGATATCATCGATCCATCTCCTGATCCATCAGTCCCAGCATCTGTCAAATATATGAGGACAGCTTAACATTTTAAGAGTTTCATCAGTGAGCCACAGTGTACAACTTTAGTATTTACTTCCATTTgatgtattaaaaaaacccaacagatgCCTCATACACACAGATTGGAAGTCTTGGGCATTGGATGTAAAATTAGATCTCAGCTTTATCACAAAACCTTACCAGTCATGACCACGTTCCTCAGCTGACTTTTCCTGGGACACGTCAGCATGTGTCATCTGTCTGCACACAGCTGCCTTGCACAAACAGATTTCTGTTGCTGCACGTTGGCATCCGGTCTTGCTCACATGAGAAATCATTCTGCTTCTCAGTAAACCACACCAGCCTGTTTTGCTTCTCAGTCCTGGCACATATGTTCCTCCCCTTACCCAAGGAGTTAGGTACTGCCTTCAGGGAGACCATTATCCCTGGTTCACCAGTTCCTTTGGTTCACTCATCTCCCTGCTTCTGTACCTT from Ammospiza nelsoni isolate bAmmNel1 chromosome 4, bAmmNel1.pri, whole genome shotgun sequence includes the following:
- the TMEM154 gene encoding transmembrane protein 154 isoform X2; protein product: MLTCPRKSQLRNVVMTDAGTDGSGDGSMISPTFTATHLPAASPSTVDDHGPVLVTAGTTESSLDTQSSPSTELNAVNDEESLEATEQSILIYVVPVALLVLLILLITFFVMHHKRKKSKQDELGSENVKSPIFEEDTPSVMEIEMEELDKWMNSMNKNGDCECLPTVREEEKESIANPSDGES
- the TMEM154 gene encoding transmembrane protein 154 isoform X1 — protein: MRGPAILALLWALALAAGPAASDAGTDGSGDGSMISPTFTATHLPAASPSTVDDHGPVLVTAGTTESSLDTQSSPSTELNAVNDEESLEATEQSILIYVVPVALLVLLILLITFFVMHHKRKKSKQDELGSENVKSPIFEEDTPSVMEIEMEELDKWMNSMNKNGDCECLPTVREEEKESIANPSDGES